Below is a window of Humulus lupulus chromosome 2, drHumLupu1.1, whole genome shotgun sequence DNA.
aacttgtattttttttatgagattttttctcatatttttgtaaaaaaaaatcattattatgctatatttttgtaaaaaatccttattatgccatatttttttttccataatttaatttttttaattaaatttatccTTACAAACTAAAAAAagtttaattaccatatttttgcatattaatggcgAAAAAactatatttatgaaaaaaaaattcctttaAAAAATAGGGAAAATTACACGCATCACCGCATGtggcaaaaaaatttgaaatatacgGTATGTTATATTTATACCGTTCCATATTTCAAATATACGGTATTTTTTTATTTGTGGCATACGGCAGTGCAAGAGGTGGTTAGTGAGTGTGGTACCTATAtcttattaatatataattttaaactaacatatatatacacatgcttTTTTTCACCGTACCTATAtcctattaatatataattttgaactaacatatttttttttctcaaatcaactttttttttaaatattatatatcaaatcactttaatatttttaatcaaatcaatacaattttaatcttatattttaaactattttaattatattaattcctataatacaaatattacaattttcatattatatatttttaaaaaaatctcaatactttaattttttttttgtctttttctctTCAGTCATTATTAGTTCATAGATACTTTtggtatgataataataataataattacaaataaatttattttacttataaatatttaaaatataattattaatattaaataaatattatacttTATTAGTATAatacttacataaaatattatatatttaatcaatataatctatttctttattaattgttacaatttaaaaaaaaaaaatatatatatatatatatgttcctTGTTCAATGCAATTTAACATTTTTGTATATACTAATTATAATATTCTTTTAGTTAcaaacttagttttatatatttttgttacaaatatgttaactaaatttacaacttactttttgaaaatattagtcacaaatataatttttttagttataaaattagttatgtaaaccattgttacaaaattttaaaaaaaaattagcaaggaattattctataaatgttgtctacaaaaatataaaacttgTGTTACAAATCTGTAAAACttgattatatatttataaatattgtttacaaaaatGTTTTTATGTAACTGGTTTACGCATCTGTAAAAGCATATTACAGGTTTGTAACATGTAAATTCATAGTTGTCGTTGTCTGTAAAAGCTTGTTACATGTTTGTAACATGTAAGTTCTTATTTAGCATTTCTCTATCATGTTGTTTAGGGTTGTTCAAGatccaaaccaatccaattaccccgaatcaatccaataataaaaaattggatattcaattacaattggatttgattgaatttgtAAACTTAGTCTTTCTCTATCATGATGTTTAATGGACTTAAtgttgtaaacttaatatttaaAGGACTATAATGTGACAATTGTAAGGACTTAAATTGGTATTATTACTTCATAGTGTCtagtattttgtattttttttgttttgcttgttaatttgtttaatatcaacATTTAGGttcaaagataaaaaaataaaaataaaaataaaaataaatcgacCCAATCCAATTACAAATGGATTTGATTGGATTTGTATGCCAAAAcagattggattggattggatgatgATTTCCAACATCCAACATTTAATTGAATTGGATTGATTAGTGATAAAAATGTTGAGCATCCCTAATGTTGTTTGTAAAAATTTGTTACAAATTTATtgctatattttaaaataattttatgatTATGACCTTTCAACAATATAGTTTTTTCAAGTGTAAACTTTGATTACAATTTTGTAAGTTTACAAATAAGTAATTCAAAACTTATTTGAAGatgttaatatatttatatgttgtCCATGATAATATTTGTAATGGTTTTATATAAATTTGGAGTGTGATATTCATCATGTAATGGAAAGGGTAATATGGATATCTGGTTAAATGTTGATAATAATAGGTTGTGGGTTATATAATAAGCATAGATTACCGTAATATTGTAATTAGTTTAAAATACTGtacttttagaattttttttccaaatttccCGTATATGTGTTAATTGcgtaaaaaatataacaaaagaATATCTGGATCATGGtcaaatatttttttgaataggAACAAAATACATGAGTTTTATTACttaatgaattaattatataCTTAAAACtgcatattaaataaatattatataaatttattttgaaataaaaaataactagaaacatataaaaaattaattcagtattttttttaaaaaattaagattaaaatcTATTTCTCTCTCACCCCCCTCCATCGTTCTCTGTTTTCCTATAAACCCTATGCAGGAGCCACCCTCCATATCTCCAATCTCTGTCCACCAGCCGCAGTCGCCCAGACCCACCCCACCAGCCCCAGCCGAAGTCGCCCAAATCCACCCTACCAACCGTAGTTGTCCATACCCATCGCCGAGAAGCAGCCTAGACCAGTGAGTTCCAACCACCGACACCAACTACAAACTTGCAGTTGGAACAAATTTTTTGCAGAAGAAGAAATTGTAGTGGAAACACAAACCCCGCCATAGCTAATCAAGAAGATTCTTTTTTTTGTTGGAGTTGTCCTCAGATTGAGGATGTCGTTTTTGGGTCATGCTTGATCTGGGTAATTTACTAGAGTATCTTTTATTTGAGTCTTTTGATATCCGATTCTTAATAGGGTATTTGGTTTGTTTGGCTCCTTTGATTTGGTTCAAATTCGTGGGTATGATATATATGGTTCACAAGCCGATACCCATTTCTGGGTTTGTGCTTCTCCAGACTAACCAATGAGAAGATATGCACCAGAACACTAGACTTGTGTTGGAGGCTTAGATCATTGGACTCAATCTCTACACAATGAGGAGGAAGACGATGATGGTCTTTGATATAGGTCGATGATTGCAATGGAGAGAACCCAAATCTTGAAATCTTTGTGCATTTTGTGTACTTTGATCTGGTTCAAATTTGTGGGTATGATATGAAGAAATCAGGGTTTGAtttatgagtttttgagtttgatTTTAAGAAGATGGAATCTGGAGAGGCACAGTATGACCTAGatgaatttttttgtttataaatCTGGGTTTAACATGAACTCAAGAACAAATAATGATTTTGATAGTTTTGATTAACACTTAGGTTTtaatttagtattttattttatgtttttagaaaagttttatttaaaataattttttgatttttttgtattaaaatatatttttaattatataattaattcattaattaatatataaaactcAGAGTATTTtggttatattaaaaaatatttggcTAAAATTTGGTTAAGGGTactattttgtttaattttataaaacataaatcTGAATTGTTATTTAACTAAATAAAGAGGCAGTAATTTTTGCCAAATACATAGTGTAAAATAATATTTAAGTCTCTCAAATTGGCGGCAAACATGTGTTTttatttgattattcttaattaggaaaaaaaattaataataaaacagTGATATCTCTTTCTCTGTTTCAGGCCAAATTTGCATGtttttcataattattattattagaggTGACATTATCTCTCActacatgtgtatatatatatatatagaaatggAATCGTTGGCTTGAGAGTCTTTAAAGGGTGGATGATAATTCTCTTGTTCTCCTGCCCAAAATACACCCTAAATCAGAGGTGCATTTAGATTTGTCCCTGTATtcgtaaaatatatatatattatatatagacaTATAATAACCATGGTGGCAGTGGAAGAAAACATCGTTCAACATATTTATATATCATGTATAAATATAATAtgcatatattattaatattaataacctCTCACAACTCTCTCTTTTCTTGAACTTGACTAATTAGCCTTCTAAGAATAAAACCAGAAAAACGTATACTAATGCATACGTTTTGAGCTGTCTTAATTATTATTTACTTTgtttatatataaacaaaaataagGAAAGAAAACTGGAACAACATGAACATGGGAAACAGCTAATCCCATatttaataacaataaaaataaaataaaatggaaggaaggaaaaatataaacaatttatttggaccatcttttttttttttaactaaataaataaagcaCACAAGTATCTGataaatataaacattgagacaCAATAATAATGATAGGGTTTTGATCTGGTATATCGTAGgagtattaattaataaatatgattgatTAGTGTTTGTCTTCTGAGAAGAAGTGGTTGATGGTGGGCATGACTTCTGGGGGCCTTGTTCGAAGGAACCTCCTCAGGCTATGCTCTGCATACTTCTCTCCTTCCTCTTTGTTATCTAGCACTCCCATGCTTCTGTGAGCTTTATTCACcctgtaattattattattccatTATCCCCGCCAAAACACACACGTACTCACGCAAAAACTTTCATCAATTATAAtaacaattaattaataaaattactgttCAATATCTTTATTTTGTgtactttttaattgaaaattatGACTATATGgtataatttaataatattaaattacatTATTACGTATCGAAATAGTATGCTATTGCTACGTACCGGACATCAGGGTTCATAAACACATTCCTGGTAAGCTGAAATACACACATGCTTGTGACGAAGGTCATTGCAGCCATTAATGGATAAACCTATACGTAATTAATATTGTTTGTAATGTCCACAAAAcgaaataattaataaaaagagCTTGTTTAAACTTATATGGAGGAGCGAGCAATgaatatataaaacaaataataattGGTTATTTGTTACCTCTGGTCTAACCCAACGCCCCATGACCAGCAGCAGCAGCAAAGTACTATGACTTGATTTTGAACCttaattatatgcttatatatatAACAAAGCACAGCACTCCTAGTCCTAATAGCAAAATATTTCTTTTTTCTGTGTTTATATCTTATAATAATAAACTGTTACACTGAAATTCAGTgcatattatgtatatatatatatatagagagagagagagcaatatAACAACCTGTAAAATGAAAGGAGTTTGGGGTCAGCCAGATGGTGAAATGCTAAGGAAGGGGCTGGAATTACAGTGGGCTGCGTTTAGCGTTTGactaaacatataatatataaaaccAGGGGCTTAAGCCACTTGTTTTCTCATCCAAACTATCTGACTGCCCAATGGCCTTGTTTTTTTTAGATTTGGAATGTTCTTTGAGTGCTTGTGACTTCAGAACGTAAACAATGACTCGTCATTAAGAttgacttattattattattattattattattatttatatcgTCATTCCTAATCCGACTTTATtgtaaaaaccaaaaaaaaaaaaaaagtttaagcATATCGTGTAACTTTGTTGTCTTGGTCAAGTTTAAGCAATAAGCCAATgactttcttttttaaaaaaagaaacccAAATATATACTTGCCTAATTAAAGTACAAAAAGTAGATACTATTATTAAGATTCAAATTTGGAATATTAAAATTACCACATGATTAGATGACAAAGAATCTCTCAAACTTGGtaactaattaaaaaaataatttttctgcCTGCAGCGTGATATTTACGGGGTAGGATTATGAACAATCTAATTTTCAATGAACCAACTTTCCACGTATGTTTCTGCATTTCCCATGGGGCGAAAATTCTTGATATAAACagtaataaattttattttacggattattttttaaaaataactaatattttaggattattattattattattattattattattgcagTATCTGAATTTGTTTTTAATATGGTattaaattttcttcttttttttttatggaaaataCGTAATCttcattaataaaattaatatggcATAATCCATTATATGCTCATAAGAACAATATCAGCAACAGTTATTTACAATTTTCAAATGAAAGAAATAAATCATATGGTAttaaattttctaaaatattatttaattttgggaatttttaaaaatatgatttttataccatcaatgtgtaaaaaaaatttaatttgtatgagaaaatttattaaagacaaaattaaagtatgagaaacacaattaatAACTAAGTAAAATATGGAAATACtatattttttatcataattatattttctttgattttgaatgtgatttatttgttattttttttaatttgttctttcgttttttaattattttttagttattttttctttctttttttccttacttatttgttcttccatttttttcctttttctattttttctctaccaattttttcctttatcttttttttctttccatttttccattcttcttcttctcatttttattcatttatctattttttttatttcatttgaattgttttttttttcagttttttttcttcattttttgtatttattattttcctcttccattttttcttttttttttccatttttttctaccaattttttcattcatatttttttctttccatttttccattatctttcttcttcttttcatttttattccttCATCTATTTTTtctcttcatcatttcttttgtattgtttttttttccatatttttttagtttttttcctatgttttctttttctttttttgtacttattcttttctcattccattttcttttttttcccttttttcacacatattttaacattacataattattttaatattttatctatttattattgtaattttttttatagttttttccactatatgtaaaaaaattcaaatcaagtttttcaacattttctttttactgtaacatttataggaacaccaaaatttggaaagaaaactaataaaaatatgaaaacatgactgggtaactagttaccctgatgggaacattcaaatctagaaaaaaaaaattatatgaagaagatgggagagaagggaaaaggggtggatctgattttttttctatcttcagattTGTGGAAACTCGTTaccttcccgttctttgtgtgtatatttctgagggtaactggttacattcacattttttgtgtgtatatttctaggggTAACTCGTTACCTTCACGTTATGATGCGTGTGTAAATTTATGAGTTCTCTATGGTGATTGGTTatctatgttactaaaatcatagttacttcttccttttttaatgaagtgttcttcattttcttcattcaaatttaatgtttcttttcatatttaatatgagtaacctgttggggttttatgccctaattaaaacttaaattctttgtaatctcattttattatcaataaaataatagaaatcattttttgacttggttaatcactttgctcacatgttttattttcatgattatttgtttaatataaacttctattaaatcccgagcatatagctaatcttatttatagtgacgtaatcacagtggaatataaatatgattatatgttcaaaataagttagtcctaagattagtcagtgcaccggatttacattgacttgccaatctacgatacgatctacttacacattacattgttatgttctttccagaacattagcaaagtagataagatcggatgtatttgttacatcgaactgaaccgatattgacagttgataagataagtaaacatacttttgttatctattctagtcatatcatatagttgaccataagtcaattcaatctcaattctgagtggttagtattcgaactgattgtattatttgagttctttgacttgttcgttaccagcttaccctacagactagcccatacttacatcttgggaactcggtagtataattgagtgggagtgttaatcatagatatgaacatctatagcttctgatgaagaagtgaaacgatggtttccttttagtttggttcaaggtgttaaatgatagagatctcatttcagtaattaaattagtttactgaaatatcatttacaaggaactaagtgttttaagaataaaatacaatgatgggtaaacagtattttagtcttatctcattgtagactgtccatagaggattgagtgacaattatgattgtaacaatggataattaatagcgtatctatatttgttatagagagtcctatgaattcaagagtgcaattccgagtctatagtggagtcacaaggaattaataagttagtaaatttatttgttagatttatgataacttattggagcttgatttcacaggcccatggtctccattgtaccttggataaaatcatctagataatctcaattaattgatttaattatcaaagttgactaggtcaattttggatagtttcacagagttatgtaattttgagaagaaaagagaaattatggcagatttattaattaagataaattgatatctaaattaataaataagtttaaatcaaggttcaaattataaataattaatttgataaatgatttaaataattatttaattaattaaatcaatagaaaataatacaggccttgtttttaagtccaatgggcttataataaaatgggaaatttcacgggcctaaaccccatgataatttcgacctagggcttcaaattggctattattttattgattttttaattaaattaaatgacataattgagtctataaaatgagtgctagagagaagtcaaaacataagtttaatcactgattttctgatagttttagattctctctaaacacaagtcattttctaagcctctttgattattttctcttcttcttctctgtatctatatcatgtgttgagaattgcccacactagtctaggtgattctaaggatacattggaaggctgtgaagaaaatagaagatcggttcaatttcttgataatactctgcgacaaagaggatacaagagttagagaaactgaaggaaagactctttaattccgctgcgtatactgtaagtattctattcattgtttctctttgaattcaattttagaaacatgttttaggctatctcgtattaatttgtttaatattagatatacatgaaaataaaaaaagatcatgtataaagttttcctaacaactggtctcagagcctttggtaatctttattttcatgcatgaacatgtttaaaattggattatttgatatgtttgaataattggatggttttcatgtgtttatgaagcatgttgattttatgtgatttttagcaatttttaggttattttgttgtgttttctatgatattaattttatatatgctttattttgtgtaaaacatgttaaaaattaattagaaaattgttttgtttgaaaaattgcacacaaaaaaaaaaatcgaaaattTTTGCCTGGCTACCATGCGCACGCCACAACGCGCACCCGCGCGCATGCCACGCGATGAACAGTAGCGCGAgtactattcatccaaaaaaaattttaaattaaagaaaattaaaattgtggaaatttattatttataatcaaaactaaacatatcttttttgttttatcatttaaatttttttttataataagatatttttgtcagttgagatttaaattgttatccccaaaaattggagatccatgacgtggcaatagaagtgacaagtgacaatacatggtccgtaaaagacacattaaatagtcaataaatacattgactcctcagagttgtgataaagtagCCCAGTACATCAATAAAGAGTTTTGattgcttgagaggtgtcatgaccgaccggGTAAGTTGCATCCGAccaggaatgactttgctgcccagtagTGATTTTGCTGCCCAGACTTTGCTGCCCACCACTggcatgtccgaccagcactggcatgtcctaccagcatgcatatgtccgaccagtattggcatgtcctaccagcatgcatatgtccgaccagcacttgcatgtcctatcAGCAAGTGCATGACTGACCAAgtagagatatggcatgctagaccagagtgccatgttagacgagagacatggcatgctagaccagagtgccatgttagaccagaggagtgcgtgtcctaccagccaagtgcgtgactggtcagtagaggtatggccgaccagaaggtgatattcatcaaccagatagaacagactacgtcaagattcccagaaacggcttcaacaagaattggtatttgcatacgcgggaatctctcattcttcccacaaattgggtgttctgttacattttgaatatttttgtaatttaaatataataaatataatgaaatatcccgattctaggggatatcagatgtatgatcctaagcctataaatatatggcttatgagATTAGAAAAGGGGCTTCTTCTTCTTTGgcgacttttgggaaattttgagtatgagttttctagagagagaaagtgcttgtatctgaaagaattcttgtattcttgtaatcagtactgaagaaactcagttggctcggttcatctgatcttgagtacagatctataatcacaactataagtggattaggctattaacAGCATAttgggactgaaccactataaaaattgcgtgtgttatttactttctgttcaaaaccgtctgtgtcgttttatttctcttgaaggttttatcgtttttgacgttctcatgtcgttggccaaaaacgcggtcaacataaataattagatattttctacaaagattcaaattcaaatttaaaaatagactaacaacttaattttaattct
It encodes the following:
- the LOC133817851 gene encoding uncharacterized protein LOC133817851, whose translation is MGRWVRPEVYPLMAAMTFVTSMCVFQLTRNVFMNPDVRVNKAHRSMGVLDNKEEGEKYAEHSLRRFLRTRPPEVMPTINHFFSEDKH